The Deltaproteobacteria bacterium genome includes a region encoding these proteins:
- a CDS encoding OmpA family protein, whose amino-acid sequence MKKENRKADVKSESDPALKEITKLLAENPNLKIYVVGHTDNVGGLDYNMKLSQAWAD is encoded by the coding sequence ATGAAAAAGGAAAATAGAAAGGCAGATGTGAAGTCTGAATCTGACCCCGCCCTCAAAGAGATTACCAAACTCCTTGCAGAAAATCCGAACCTCAAAATATATGTCGTGGGGCATACGGATAATGTTGGAGGGTTAGATTATAATATGAAGCTTTCTCAGGCGTGGGCTGATTAA
- a CDS encoding carboxymuconolactone decarboxylase family protein, whose protein sequence is MARLPYIEEQDHPELSGLIAQIRAERGGQLPDPYKMLLYSPPIAAGWLQLLTAIRQQCQLCGKLRELAILRVGILNRASYEYQAHIPFALKEGLSQDQIESLSNWRESSLFDSRERAVLAYADNMTKEIHVPEEIFCALREHFNDQQLVELTATIAAYNLVSRFLEALQIYPK, encoded by the coding sequence ATGGCCCGCCTACCATACATTGAAGAACAGGACCATCCCGAGCTATCAGGACTCATCGCGCAGATCCGCGCCGAGCGCGGTGGGCAGCTACCAGATCCATACAAGATGTTGTTGTATAGCCCGCCTATTGCAGCGGGCTGGCTCCAGCTTTTGACGGCAATTCGCCAGCAATGTCAACTATGTGGCAAACTACGTGAGTTGGCAATCCTTAGGGTGGGTATCCTTAATAGGGCCAGTTACGAATATCAGGCCCATATTCCCTTTGCTTTAAAGGAAGGTCTCAGCCAGGATCAGATTGAATCCCTATCGAATTGGCGCGAATCAAGTTTGTTCGACAGCCGCGAGCGGGCGGTGCTTGCTTATGCGGACAATATGACAAAGGAAATCCATGTGCCGGAAGAAATCTTTTGCGCTCTCCGCGAGCACTTCAATGATCAACAACTTGTAGAACTCACTGCCACAATCGCGGCATATAACCTCGTTTCCCGCTTTCTCGAAGCGCTCCAAATTTATCCTAAATAA
- a CDS encoding RidA family protein gives MNAEKKLKDLRISLPEAPKPVANYVPAVRTGKLLFVSGHGPYNDGKTILSGKLGKELTIEEGYKTARNVALNCLASVKATLGDLDKVKRVVKLLGMVNCIEDFKDQPKVINGASDLLVEVFGEAGKHARSAVGMQSLPNGIPVEIEMILEVE, from the coding sequence ATGAATGCCGAGAAGAAATTGAAAGATCTACGGATTTCGTTACCCGAAGCGCCCAAGCCGGTGGCTAATTATGTGCCTGCTGTTAGAACTGGGAAGCTTCTTTTTGTCTCGGGACACGGACCTTACAACGATGGCAAGACCATTCTCTCCGGAAAACTCGGAAAAGAGTTAACTATCGAAGAGGGATACAAAACAGCCCGCAACGTGGCTCTGAATTGTTTGGCTTCGGTCAAAGCTACCTTAGGTGATCTGGATAAAGTCAAACGCGTGGTCAAGCTCTTAGGAATGGTCAATTGCATAGAAGATTTTAAAGACCAACCCAAGGTGATCAACGGAGCTTCGGATTTGCTGGTCGAGGTCTTCGGAGAAGCGGGGAAGCATGCCCGCTCGGCCGTTGGCATGCAATCTCTCCCCAATGGAATCCCGGTGGAGATCGAGATGATTTTGGAAGTGGAGTAA